In one Aeromicrobium wangtongii genomic region, the following are encoded:
- a CDS encoding TadE/TadG family type IV pilus assembly protein has translation MAVEVVLMIPILVLFMLLVVAGGRWVSVRADMEAAARDAARAASLERSSGAARSAAEQSASAALDGFASCRMARFDDNNFRAGGSVEVTIDCEVPHDGLGLLGLPGSLSMSASGGAPLDTYRRTE, from the coding sequence ATGGCGGTCGAGGTCGTCCTGATGATCCCCATCCTGGTGCTGTTCATGCTGCTGGTCGTCGCCGGCGGCCGCTGGGTGTCGGTGCGCGCCGACATGGAGGCGGCAGCACGCGACGCGGCACGAGCCGCGTCGCTGGAGCGCTCATCCGGGGCCGCCCGCTCGGCAGCCGAGCAGTCGGCGTCGGCCGCTCTCGACGGCTTCGCCTCGTGCCGCATGGCGCGTTTCGACGACAACAACTTCCGCGCCGGTGGCTCCGTCGAGGTCACGATCGACTGCGAGGTGCCCCACGACGGCCTGGGCCTGCTGGGGCTGCCCGGATCGTTGTCGATGAGCGCGAGCGGCGGCGCCCCGCTCGACACCTACCGGAGGACCGAATGA
- a CDS encoding TadE/TadG family type IV pilus assembly protein produces MTRSRPRRNREEGTSAIELVLYLPLLMVAIILTIQFALVYLGNQAVSAAAREAARTTRVTGDRAAGIERGRQYADDLGRGLLSRIDVQVELVNGDRDVRAVVEADGEQLLPFIGRPRLSEEVQGPVEQFREDE; encoded by the coding sequence ATGACCCGATCGCGACCGCGCAGAAACCGGGAGGAGGGCACCAGCGCCATCGAGCTGGTGCTCTACCTGCCGCTGCTCATGGTCGCGATCATCCTGACGATCCAGTTCGCCCTGGTGTACCTGGGCAACCAGGCCGTGTCGGCGGCCGCCCGCGAGGCGGCCCGGACGACCCGGGTCACCGGCGACCGTGCCGCCGGCATCGAGCGCGGCCGGCAGTACGCCGACGACCTCGGCCGGGGACTGTTGTCCCGGATCGACGTACAGGTCGAGCTGGTCAACGGCGACCGCGACGTCCGTGCCGTCGTCGAGGCCGACGGCGAGCAGCTGTTGCCGTTCATCGGACGTCCGCGCCTGAGCGAAGAGGTGCAGGGCCCTGTCGAGCAGTTCCGGGAGGACGAGTGA
- a CDS encoding Flp family type IVb pilin, which produces MLNPASPIGFLIAMLDVRRHRARTDDERGASAVEWVIIAAIVVGICVVIAGILQGALTSEANEISNEIKNQ; this is translated from the coding sequence ATGTTGAACCCGGCATCCCCCATCGGTTTCCTGATCGCCATGCTCGACGTCCGTCGGCACCGAGCACGCACCGACGACGAGCGTGGCGCCTCGGCGGTCGAGTGGGTCATCATCGCCGCGATCGTGGTCGGCATCTGCGTCGTGATCGCCGGCATCCTCCAGGGCGCGCTGACCAGCGAGGCCAACGAGATCAGCAACGAGATCAAGAACCAGTAA
- a CDS encoding type II secretion system F family protein, translating to MMLVLLAGALAGLGGLTLALQFDRGTGTAAAELARLDSARMRNRVQDSLTADRRHSKESVRMRRIGSSVWTMLEMRGWRIPAGVRADLSVMGRSVEAHLGMSVLAGVAGLFAPTLMLAPAVAMFGLSPVVPLWLAGVGALGGVVLTTAQLSTQAVERRRDFRHVVGAFLDLVAMNLAGGRGVPEALSSAAQLSDGWAMVRLRDTIESARLQGVTPWAALGDLGEEMAVEELRDLAAALALVAEDGAQVRDSLSARAASMRQRELADSESRAAQRSQSMLIAQLLLCVGFLVFLIYPAISEITGV from the coding sequence ATGATGCTCGTCCTGCTGGCCGGCGCCCTGGCCGGCCTCGGCGGCCTGACGCTGGCCCTGCAGTTCGACCGTGGCACCGGCACGGCCGCCGCCGAGCTGGCCCGACTGGACTCCGCGCGCATGCGCAACCGCGTCCAGGACTCGTTGACCGCCGACCGGCGGCACAGCAAGGAGTCCGTCCGGATGCGCCGGATCGGCTCGTCGGTCTGGACGATGCTGGAGATGCGCGGCTGGCGCATCCCGGCCGGCGTCCGCGCCGATCTGTCCGTCATGGGACGTTCGGTCGAGGCGCACCTGGGGATGTCGGTCCTGGCTGGTGTCGCCGGCCTGTTCGCACCCACGCTCATGCTGGCGCCTGCCGTTGCGATGTTCGGTCTCAGCCCTGTGGTCCCGCTGTGGCTGGCCGGCGTCGGCGCCCTCGGCGGTGTCGTGCTGACCACCGCCCAGCTGTCGACCCAGGCGGTGGAGCGGCGCCGCGACTTCCGGCACGTCGTGGGAGCCTTCCTCGACCTGGTCGCCATGAACCTGGCCGGCGGCCGGGGTGTGCCGGAGGCGCTGTCCTCGGCCGCCCAGCTCAGCGACGGGTGGGCCATGGTCCGGCTGCGCGACACGATCGAGTCCGCGCGGCTGCAGGGGGTCACGCCGTGGGCCGCGCTCGGCGACCTGGGCGAGGAGATGGCCGTCGAGGAGCTGCGCGATCTCGCCGCGGCCCTCGCGCTCGTCGCCGAGGACGGTGCGCAGGTGCGCGACTCCCTGTCGGCCCGCGCGGCGTCCATGCGCCAACGCGAGCTCGCCGACTCCGAGAGCCGCGCGGCCCAGCGTTCCCAGTCCATGCTGATCGCGCAGCTCCTGCTGTGCGTCGGCTTCCTCGTATTCCTCATCTACCCGGCGATCTCCGAGATCACCGGCGTCTGA
- a CDS encoding type II secretion system F family protein, with product MLESSLLVIVLLGAAVGAAALLLVWALTPEAPSRVVIPSTLLPKLKAYGTRLPVAIGVGLLLLVLTRWPVLAGAGGLLVFFGPALFGGASSEKRAIAQLEGLAAWTESLRDTIAGAVGLEQAIPATAYAAAPAISPQLIAMSDRLRVRTPLPVALQRFADDLDDASADLIVAALMLNARLRGPGLREVLTSLAGSAREELEMRRRVVSSRASTRRSVQIVVAISVTFVLGLTLFNRDYVEPYSSFVGQLVLLIVLGLFAAGFMWMRRLSVFELPARFLFQAEAPVSGGAVR from the coding sequence ATGCTGGAGTCCAGCCTGCTGGTGATCGTGCTGCTGGGCGCGGCCGTCGGCGCCGCGGCCCTGCTGCTGGTGTGGGCGCTGACGCCCGAGGCGCCCTCGCGCGTCGTGATCCCCTCGACCCTGCTGCCCAAGCTGAAGGCGTACGGCACCCGCCTGCCCGTGGCCATCGGTGTCGGCCTGCTGCTGCTGGTCCTGACGAGGTGGCCCGTCCTGGCCGGCGCCGGGGGACTGCTGGTGTTCTTCGGCCCCGCCCTGTTCGGCGGTGCGTCCAGCGAGAAGCGGGCCATCGCGCAGCTCGAGGGCCTCGCGGCCTGGACCGAGTCCCTGCGCGACACGATCGCCGGCGCCGTCGGCCTGGAACAGGCGATCCCCGCCACCGCCTACGCCGCCGCGCCAGCCATCTCGCCCCAGCTGATCGCGATGTCGGACCGACTGCGTGTGCGCACCCCGCTGCCGGTGGCGCTGCAGCGATTCGCCGACGACCTGGACGATGCGAGCGCCGATCTCATCGTCGCGGCGCTGATGCTCAACGCGCGGCTGCGCGGGCCCGGCCTGCGCGAGGTCCTCACCTCCCTGGCCGGATCGGCGCGTGAAGAGCTGGAGATGCGCCGCCGCGTGGTGTCCTCCCGAGCCAGCACCCGCCGCAGCGTGCAGATCGTGGTGGCGATCTCGGTGACCTTCGTGCTCGGGCTGACCTTGTTCAACCGCGACTACGTCGAGCCCTACTCCTCGTTCGTGGGGCAGCTGGTCCTGCTGATCGTGCTCGGCCTGTTCGCTGCCGGATTCATGTGGATGCGGCGCCTGTCGGTCTTCGAGCTGCCCGCCCGGTTCCTGTTCCAGGCCGAGGCCCCGGTCTCAGGAGGTGCGGTCCGATGA
- a CDS encoding CpaF family protein codes for MDQLLLRRLREEVADRLSRQRRDDAAAGLPGMTSEDERQFARAVIARVLEGHARAEIAAGRTPPDLAEEAELADGIHAALYGVGRLQPLLDDPDVENIDINGYDNVFVGYADGEERRMPPVAESDDELVELVQVLGAYSGLTSRPFDTANPELDLRLPDGSRLSAVMGVTQRPSLSIRRARLSRVSLETLVENGTMTPDLASFLSAAVGARKNIMIAGATNAGKTTLLRALANEIEPHERLITVERALELGLGEFPDLHPNVVSFEERLPNSEGRGQIGMADLVRRSLRMNPSRVIVGEVLGDEIVTMLNAMSQGNDGSLSTIHANSSLEVFNRICTYAIQSAERLPADATMMLIAGAIDFVVFVERRNEYASGGNLRRVITSVREVNGVDGRVLSSEVFAEGPDGSVVPAASVSCMDDLIAAGYQPALFHPQDA; via the coding sequence ATGGACCAGCTGCTGCTGCGCCGCCTGCGCGAAGAGGTCGCCGACCGCCTGTCCCGCCAGCGTCGCGACGACGCCGCTGCCGGACTGCCCGGGATGACCAGCGAGGACGAGCGCCAGTTCGCCCGCGCCGTGATCGCCCGCGTGCTGGAGGGCCATGCCCGCGCCGAGATCGCCGCGGGACGCACGCCCCCGGACCTGGCCGAGGAGGCCGAGCTCGCCGACGGCATCCACGCCGCCCTGTACGGCGTCGGACGGCTCCAGCCGCTGCTGGACGATCCGGACGTCGAGAACATCGACATCAACGGCTACGACAACGTGTTCGTCGGCTACGCCGACGGCGAGGAGCGCCGGATGCCGCCGGTGGCCGAGAGCGATGACGAGCTCGTCGAGCTGGTGCAGGTGCTCGGCGCCTACTCCGGTCTGACGAGCCGTCCGTTCGACACCGCCAACCCGGAGCTCGACCTGCGGCTGCCCGATGGCAGCCGTCTGTCAGCCGTCATGGGCGTCACCCAGCGTCCGTCCCTGTCGATCCGCCGCGCCCGGCTGAGCCGGGTGTCGCTGGAGACGCTGGTCGAGAACGGCACGATGACCCCCGACCTGGCCTCGTTCCTGTCGGCCGCCGTCGGTGCTCGCAAGAACATCATGATCGCCGGCGCCACGAACGCCGGAAAGACGACGCTGCTGCGCGCACTGGCCAACGAGATCGAGCCGCACGAACGTCTCATCACGGTCGAGCGCGCCCTGGAGCTCGGTCTGGGGGAGTTCCCCGACCTGCACCCCAATGTCGTCTCGTTCGAGGAGCGCCTGCCCAACTCCGAGGGCCGCGGCCAGATCGGGATGGCCGATCTCGTGCGGCGGTCGCTGCGCATGAACCCCAGCCGGGTCATCGTGGGCGAGGTGCTCGGCGACGAGATCGTGACGATGCTCAACGCCATGAGCCAGGGCAACGACGGCTCGTTGTCGACGATCCACGCCAACTCGTCCCTCGAGGTCTTCAACCGTATCTGCACGTACGCGATCCAGTCCGCCGAGCGCCTGCCTGCCGATGCCACCATGATGCTGATCGCCGGAGCCATCGACTTCGTCGTGTTCGTCGAGCGTCGCAACGAGTACGCGTCCGGCGGCAACCTGCGCCGTGTCATCACCTCGGTGCGCGAGGTCAACGGCGTCGACGGACGGGTGCTGTCCAGCGAGGTGTTCGCGGAGGGCCCGGACGGCTCGGTCGTTCCCGCGGCCTCCGTCAGCTGCATGGACGACCTGATCGCTGCCGGCTACCAGCCTGCCCTGTTCCATCCGCAGGACGCCTGA
- a CDS encoding SAF domain-containing protein, translating to MVKESTRESGVSVHDRQRDRAARGVRSRSAVAALSSDRPSPPRRRRPALAALAVLLIVGGAALAGLLALRLDSREPVLVLTQDVPAGTRITTDMLGTTRVASEGLRLIPEKDASMVLKAYTMTSLSEGQLLDTSLLTTAEPFTSDQVQVGVTLKSGQFPPTLRSGDEVRLVRLGDGSSSVRPLAVGLILSEQTGGDAGLSGGGSRNSTATVVVPADAADEVIDAAGNELLGMALIRRGVTVDSAQLTVLGGSSS from the coding sequence ATGGTGAAGGAGTCCACCCGGGAGTCCGGGGTCTCGGTGCACGACCGGCAGCGCGATCGCGCTGCGCGAGGAGTTCGCTCCCGGTCCGCGGTCGCAGCGCTCAGCTCGGATCGGCCGTCCCCGCCGCGTCGCCGGCGCCCGGCCCTGGCAGCGCTCGCCGTGCTGCTGATCGTCGGAGGCGCCGCGCTGGCCGGCCTGCTGGCCCTGCGGCTGGACTCGCGCGAGCCGGTGCTGGTGCTGACCCAGGACGTCCCGGCCGGCACCCGGATCACGACCGACATGCTCGGCACCACGCGCGTCGCCAGCGAGGGCCTGCGGCTGATTCCCGAGAAGGACGCCAGCATGGTCCTCAAGGCCTACACGATGACCTCGTTGTCGGAGGGGCAGCTGCTCGACACCTCCCTGCTGACGACCGCCGAGCCGTTCACGTCCGATCAGGTGCAGGTCGGCGTGACCTTGAAGTCCGGTCAGTTCCCACCGACCCTGCGCTCGGGTGACGAGGTGCGCCTCGTGCGTCTGGGTGACGGATCGTCCTCGGTCCGGCCGTTGGCCGTGGGCCTGATCCTCAGTGAGCAGACCGGCGGGGACGCAGGGCTCTCGGGCGGTGGGAGCCGCAACAGCACCGCGACGGTCGTCGTTCCCGCCGACGCCGCTGACGAGGTGATCGACGCCGCCGGCAACGAGCTGCTCGGCATGGCACTGATCCGCCGCGGCGTGACGGTCGACAGCGCCCAGCTGACGGTGCTGGGGGGCAGCAGCTCATGA
- a CDS encoding PucR family transcriptional regulator, whose translation MVPTVRSILATAEMRAGRPEVLTGGSQLDRAVRWVHVSEVEEVAGLLEGEELILSTGLAMSGSADAAVAYVSALIDAGAAGLVIELGERFRSVPQPVLDVARDAEFPVVVLHRQTRFVLVTEQVHREIVADRFDFVRFAQQVHETFTALSLDGGGPDDIVRAGAAIAGASMVLEDLNRRVVAFHAIGRPAAGLLADWERRSRLCPLVEHTALTGVEGWLTTPVGNRGNAWGRLVIPNPVADQQRSGMLIERTAQALQLSRMVERDQLSLQLQAQGGFLTELLEERIVDETTASTRARALGLTAGSRYVAVVVQSDAPADATSALRARRRLTERVARTLGAARLSAVSGLLGDDQVGLLMSIPAGTTDDAVLTALAQALHAEDGGRLTVGVGTTDAGLLRTARSLRIGQHVARVAHEMGPSDRPFHRQADIRLHGLVAQLRDDPRVQAFVEAELDPLLEHEARHGDGLLDLLRMYLAVGGNKAELARTAHRNRPSLYAKLARIEQVLGVPIDDPASRLSLGVALMAHDQAR comes from the coding sequence ATGGTGCCCACTGTCCGCTCGATCCTGGCCACCGCGGAGATGCGCGCGGGTCGCCCCGAGGTGCTCACCGGCGGATCACAGCTGGACCGGGCGGTGCGATGGGTGCATGTCAGCGAGGTCGAGGAGGTCGCCGGCCTGCTGGAGGGCGAGGAGCTGATCTTGTCCACCGGCCTGGCGATGAGCGGTTCGGCCGATGCGGCCGTCGCCTACGTCTCGGCGCTGATCGATGCGGGCGCGGCCGGTCTGGTCATCGAGCTGGGCGAGCGGTTCAGGTCCGTGCCGCAGCCGGTGCTGGACGTGGCCCGGGACGCCGAATTCCCCGTCGTCGTGCTGCACCGGCAGACCCGGTTCGTCCTGGTGACCGAGCAGGTCCACCGCGAGATCGTGGCCGACCGCTTCGACTTCGTGCGCTTCGCCCAGCAGGTCCACGAGACGTTCACGGCGCTGAGCCTGGACGGGGGAGGACCCGATGACATCGTGCGGGCCGGTGCCGCGATCGCCGGCGCCTCGATGGTGCTGGAGGACCTCAACCGCCGGGTCGTCGCCTTCCACGCGATCGGCCGGCCCGCGGCAGGGCTGCTGGCGGACTGGGAGCGGCGCTCCCGGCTGTGCCCGCTGGTCGAGCACACCGCCCTGACGGGGGTGGAGGGATGGCTCACGACGCCGGTCGGCAACCGCGGCAATGCGTGGGGACGCCTGGTGATCCCGAATCCTGTCGCCGACCAGCAACGGTCCGGGATGCTGATCGAGCGCACCGCCCAGGCCCTGCAGCTGTCCCGGATGGTCGAGCGCGATCAGCTGTCGCTGCAGCTGCAGGCGCAGGGCGGCTTCCTCACCGAGCTGCTCGAGGAGCGGATCGTCGACGAGACCACCGCGTCCACCCGGGCGCGCGCCCTGGGTCTGACGGCGGGATCGCGCTACGTCGCGGTCGTCGTCCAGTCCGATGCGCCCGCCGACGCGACGTCTGCCCTGCGGGCGCGGCGCCGGCTGACCGAGCGCGTCGCGCGGACGCTCGGCGCCGCGCGGCTCTCTGCGGTGTCGGGCCTGCTCGGGGACGACCAGGTGGGTCTGCTGATGTCGATCCCGGCCGGGACGACCGACGACGCGGTCCTGACGGCGCTGGCACAGGCGCTGCACGCCGAGGACGGCGGTCGGCTGACCGTCGGGGTGGGGACGACCGATGCCGGTCTGCTGCGCACGGCGCGCTCGTTGCGGATCGGGCAGCACGTGGCGCGGGTCGCCCACGAGATGGGCCCGAGCGACCGACCCTTCCACCGGCAGGCCGACATCCGCCTGCACGGACTGGTCGCCCAGCTGCGCGACGACCCACGGGTGCAGGCCTTCGTCGAGGCCGAGCTCGACCCGCTCCTGGAGCACGAGGCGCGGCACGGCGACGGACTGCTCGACCTGCTGCGCATGTACCTGGCGGTCGGCGGCAACAAGGCCGAGCTCGCCCGGACGGCGCACCGCAACCGTCCGTCCCTGTACGCCAAGCTCGCGCGGATCGAGCAGGTGCTGGGCGTCCCGATCGACGATCCCGCCTCACGGCTGTCGCTCGGCGTCGCGCTGATGGCCCACGACCAGGCCCGCTGA